From Vicia villosa cultivar HV-30 ecotype Madison, WI unplaced genomic scaffold, Vvil1.0 ctg.001981F_1_1, whole genome shotgun sequence, a single genomic window includes:
- the LOC131637370 gene encoding uncharacterized protein LOC131637370, producing MAGVVPTEMSANSPRRTAQFARNAQGGANTEMKTGILQLVYAKPFTGMDHEDPFAHLTKFYEIAGSTGVDAANEESLFKTLFPHSLLGKAKEWIPSQRKPCVLELNTNDAILAQNKILSQQVELLTKKMSKLPQQMKEIHGMKMTSHVASCELCQGDHPTGFCPPPEGEEVNYVNNQNQGQGQQSQGGSSKLEDTLTQFMQASMANQRSNEAAIKNLENQVGQLAKQLSEQQPGASFSANTQTNPKEHCKAIFTRSGKEVNSGVNEEVIVEDEEEIIVEDEEEEVTVENEGEKSEEKVEEELVEKERKEKEGREKNDKKVNRNKKRNENMLTKKKKYTDEETVVLDAHCSAIIQKTPPRKEADPGRVILPITIGGNYISNGLVDLGSSINLIPLSVVKRLGNIEMKHTRITLQLADKSIISPYGVVQDMLVKVEKFLFPVDFVVVDMEEDRDVPLILGRPFMKTTRMMIDIDDGIMKVRVQDEEVIFTLFESMKPHKDEHDNFRIDDEKGEIIKVENQIRKDKDKANHEGKTHHKNFKVGQMVLVCNSRLKVFPSKLKSKWLGPFVVKEVRNYGSIVVEDPKTQESWTVKEQRLKGYHDG from the exons ATGGCGGGTGTTGTTCCAACCGAAATGTCCGCCAATAGTCCAAGACGTACCGCCCAATTTGCACGCAATGCTCAAGGTGGAGCAAATACGGAGATGAAGACCGGAATCCTCCAACTTGTTTATGCAAAACCATTCACCGGAATGGATCATGAGGATCCTTTCGCAcatctcaccaaattttatgagatTGCGGGTTCAACGGGAGTCGATGCGGCGAATGAAGAATCATTGTTCAAGACACTATTTCCACACTCATTACTTGGGAAAGCCaaagaatg GATTCCATCACAAAGGAAGCCGTGTGTTCTAGAATTAAACACTAATGATGccatccttgctcaaaacaagATTCTCTCTCAACAAGTTGAGTTACTCACCAAGAAAATGTCAAAGCTCCCACAACAAATGAAGGAAATTCATGGGATGAAAATGACTTCTCACGTAGCAAGTTGTGAACTTTGTCAAGGTGACCATCCGACCGGGTTTTGTCCTCCTCCCGAgggtgaagaagtgaattatgtcaacaatcaaaatcaag GTCAAGGTCAACAATCTCAAGGTGGAAGCTCAAAGTTGGAAGACACTCTTacacaattcatgcaagcatccatGGCTAATCAAAGGAGTAATGAAGCGGCCATAAAGAATTTAGAAAATCAAGTGGGTCAACTTGCAAAGCAATTGTCCGAGCAACAACCGGGAGCATCCTTTTCCGCCAACACCCAAACCAATccaaaggagcattgcaaagccatTTTTACAAGAAGTGGGAAGGAGGTGAATAGTGGCGTAAATGAAGAGGTTATAGTGGAAGATGAGGAGGAAATAatagttgaagatgaagaggaggaAGTGACAGTTGAAAATGAGGGAGAAAAGAGTGAGGAGAAAGTGGAGGAAGAATTAGTTGAAAAAGAgcggaaagaaaaagaaggaagagaaaaaaatgacaaaaaagtgaATAGGAATAAAAAGAGAAATGAGAAT ATGCTCACTAAGAAAAAGAAGTACACGGATGAAGAGACGGTTGTGCTTGATGCTCATTGTAGTGCAATTATTCAAAAAACTCCCCCAAGAAAGGAAGCCGATCCGGGACGAGTCATTTTACCGATCACCATTGGAGGTAACTACATTAGTAATGGTTTGGTTGATTTGGGGTCTAGCATCAATTTAATACCTTTATCCGTTGTCAAGAGATTGGGGAACATTGAGATGAAACACACCAGGATAACTTTACAACTAGCCGATAAGTCTATCATTTCACCATATGGAGTTGTACAAGACATGCTAGTAAAGGTGGAAAAATTTTTGTTCCCGGTTGATTTTGTGGTAGTCGACATGGAGGAGGATCGTGATGTGCCATTAatacttggaagaccattcatgaagaccacccgaatgatgattgatatcgATGATGGGATTATGaaagtaagggtgcaagatgaagaggtaattTTTACTCTTTTTGAGTCTATGAAGCCTCATAAGGATGAACATGACAACTTTCGAATCGATGATGAAAAAGGAGAAATCATTAAGGTGGAAAATCAAATTCGCAAGGACAAGGACAAGGCAAATCACGAGGGAAAGACTCATCACAAAAACTTTAAAGTTGGGCAAATGGTGCTTGTGTGCAATTCAAGACTCAAGGTGTTTCCTAGCAAGTTAAAGTCAAAGTGGTTGGGGCCATTTGTTGTGAAAGAGGTGCGAAATTATGGATCCATTGTGGTGGAGGACCCTAAAACACAAGAAAGCTGGACTGTAAAGGAACAAAGACTCAAAGGCTACCACGATGGATAA
- the LOC131637371 gene encoding uncharacterized protein LOC131637371, protein MFVMGLFEKPLADYSLTDHLGSQNGESADNPILPLPKKAPKILVSGIHADNLGYQCGGCMINWQGLSGNNITSVGETPYAETNGDSLNLTISGNGVETINNVCSGVKCVVVLITSRPVVILPYIDIIEGLVAAWLPGSEGYGVTDVLFGDYGFSGKLPRTWFKSVDQLPMNVGDSHYDPLFPFGFGLSTQGLKFA, encoded by the exons ATGTTTGTGATGGGTTTATTTGAAAAACCATTGGCTGATTATAGTCTTACAGACCATCTCGGAAGCCAG AATGGTGAAAGCGCTGATAATCCAATTCTTCCTCTTCCTAAAAAGGCTCCGAAAATACTTGTTTCTGGAATTCATGCTGATAATCTAGGCTATCAATGTGGTGGATGCATGATTAACTGGCAAGGACTTAGCGGCAATAACATTACTAGTG TCGGAGAGACACCATATGCGGAAACAAATGGAGACAGCTTAAACTTAACGATATCAGGTAATGGAGTAGAAACAATAAATAATGTATGCAGCGGAGTGAAATGTGTGGTTGTATTAATAACTAGTAGACCGGTGGTTATATTACCATATATTGACATAATTGAAGGACTTGTTGCAGCTTGGCTTCCTGGTAGTGAAGGTTATGGTGTTACAGATGTTTTGTTTGGTGATTATGGATTTAGTGGTAAACTTCCAAGGACATGGTTTAAGAGTGTTGATCAGTTACCTATGAATGTTGGTGATTCTCATTATGATCCTTTGTTTCCATTTGGATTTGGTCTTTCTACTCAAGGTCTTAAGTTTGCTTAG